From a region of the Myxococcaceae bacterium JPH2 genome:
- a CDS encoding TerB family tellurite resistance protein: MAREQAMSARRERNAALVEVMLLAAMADGRVSQRELQTLLARVLERPEFEGTRPEELNQLVESSAQRLAQAKNLETVLASLRKRLPDHRNRMLAFGLAAAVALADQRATRDELGLLKTFQAALGISEDEVAQIIDVIEQGGSLAEALGEPLERLYAEVMVLVLAADGQLKEAEARSMVESFAADPLFQNVSPERAQGFVSEAVVALSAEGLPHRLHVLSQGLSTHAQRVKAFRLATKIAHASGRTSTAEQKILDLLQATFGLADDEVARLGWEG; encoded by the coding sequence ATGGCTCGAGAGCAGGCAATGAGTGCGCGCAGGGAGCGCAACGCCGCGCTGGTGGAGGTGATGCTGCTGGCGGCCATGGCCGACGGTCGGGTGTCGCAGCGCGAGCTCCAGACGTTGCTGGCCCGGGTGCTGGAGCGCCCCGAGTTCGAGGGCACCCGGCCCGAGGAGCTGAACCAGCTGGTGGAGTCCAGCGCGCAGCGGCTGGCCCAGGCCAAGAACCTGGAGACGGTGCTGGCGTCGCTGCGCAAGCGCCTGCCGGACCACCGCAACCGGATGCTGGCCTTCGGGCTGGCGGCGGCCGTGGCGCTGGCGGATCAGCGCGCCACCCGCGACGAGCTGGGCCTCCTGAAGACGTTCCAGGCCGCGCTCGGCATCTCCGAGGACGAGGTCGCGCAGATCATCGACGTCATCGAGCAGGGCGGCAGCCTGGCCGAGGCGCTGGGGGAGCCGCTGGAGCGCCTCTACGCCGAGGTGATGGTGCTGGTGCTCGCCGCGGACGGCCAGCTGAAGGAGGCCGAGGCGCGCTCGATGGTGGAGAGCTTCGCGGCGGATCCGCTCTTCCAGAACGTCAGCCCGGAGCGCGCGCAGGGCTTCGTCAGCGAGGCCGTGGTGGCGCTCTCGGCGGAGGGCCTGCCGCACCGGCTGCACGTGCTGTCGCAGGGACTCTCCACCCACGCGCAGCGGGTGAAGGCCTTCCGGCTGGCCACGAAGATTGCCCACGCGTCGGGTCGCACGAGCACGGCGGAGCAGAAAATCCTCGATTTGCTCCAGGCGACCTTCGGGCTCGCCGATGACGAAGTGGCGCGCCTGGGCTGGGAGGGGTAA